AAAATGGCAAGTGTGGTAGATGTCTTCCATGTTCCCCCCACCCAGATTTGTCCTCCATCTTTCTCCGTGGCCCAGCCAGGAAGCTGACCTTCAGTGGACTGCACCAATAGGCTCCCCTGCCCTGGCATTGGTTTCAGTCAATGGAAAGCAAtgacagaagagaggaaatgaagatGAGGTAGGGGTCTTTATTTCCCTGATGTCCTCCTGCCTGTATCCCAGTGGATTGGCTGTGTCTCTCTACCAAAAGCAGAGCTTGTCAGCTACTCCTACCATTATAGCTACTCTCCCTAGGCTCCAATATctgctcttcctcctttctttctgccccactgTCCCTTCTATGAGATGCTTTCTGTCCCTTATTGGTTTCCCTTAACCTTACCCACGCTGTTGTAAAATGATGCCTTATTAAACTCCCCTCAGTTGTTCCATCGGAATAAACCATGTAGTTCCTGCCAGGACCCTGCCTGGTACTACTGTAAATCTCACTGACAATGCTCAGGTTTCTAGCTTGGGAGGCGGAAAGAATGTGAACCCCTGGCTAAACTGAGGAATTTGGAAAGGCTAACAGATTTGAATGGAGCTGTCAATGTTGGACATGTAGAATTTTCAGCAAGAGTGGGAGAGCCAAGTAAAGATACACACAAACATTTGGAGCTGTAGATGAGAAGGTAGGACCAGGAATTTAGGAATTGGTAGCATGCAGATAGTGAAAACGTAAGAAGGAATTAGGTGTtcaaaggaaagacaaaagagagaaagtcaattacaaattataatttaagATCTTGGGATTTAAATTGTATTATatctcagaagaagaaagggCACAGTTTTCTAGCTATAAATGTACCTCATGTAATCCTCATGGCAACTCTGAGATGGGAAGTGCCTAAGATCGTACAGCCAGTATATAGAACTACATTGTCTGTTCCAACATCCAGATGCTTTCCATTCTGTTGTGTTGTTCATGCTGAGAAGGTTAGTGTCGCCCTCTCTGGCCTTCTTCCAATGCTGAATCAAATGGGCCTGGAAATCTCAGGCCAAGGCTGACACTGTCAGGAATCACCTTGACTCTCATCTCTGCCCTAATACGAATCCCCTAATATCCTCTAGCATCAAGGGGAAACTTCCTGGATTGAGGCCTCAGAAGGCTAGTGCCTTGAACCAGTTCCCTCTGCTTTGCTCAGCCCTTTAAaaatctatggggcgcctgggtggcgcagtcagttaagcgtctgacttcagccaggtcacgatctcgcggtccgtgagtttgagccccgcgtcaggctctgggctgacggctcagagcctggagcctgtttccgattctgtctccctctctctctgcccttcccccattcatgctctgtctctctctgtcccaaaaataaataaacgttgaaaaaaaaaatctgtgttctcCCAGTTCCTGAAaaccagacttttaaaaaaaattttttttaatatttatttattatttttggcagagtgtgagcagggtaggggcagagagagagggagagacagaatctgaagctgtcagcacagagcccaatgcaggactcaaacccacgaactgtgagatcatgacctgagtcgaagtcggatgcttaaccaactgagccacccaggcaccccaaaaccagATTTTTTTGATATCTCCTTTATCATTCACTGCTTCACTCCGGCAATCTGGCTTTTACAGAATCACTTCATTAAATAAAACTGGGCTTGTCAAGGTCcctcatgatctcttggttgccAAATCCAATtcacttcttgattttttttttcctgttatttgaaCATGTGTTGTTGTGGCCCATacccccttcttttcttttggctttaCAGCTCCGCCCCTTGCAGGTCTGCCTTGAGCTTTGAGGTCACTGCTTGTCAGTCTCCTTTGAGGAACCCTCTTTTACCTGCCCCTGTTTGCTGATTCTTTCCTTGGGCTTCTTTACTGCTTACTCTGCAGGTTTGCCTGGGAGTAAACTTCATATACTTCATAGCTTCAACCCACAACTATATCCAGATTTACATTTCTGGCCCAAGCAACTCCTCTGAGGTCCAAATCCATTGCTCTAATTGCCTACTGGATCTTTCCAATTGGATGTCCTACAGGGACCTCAAAATGAACTTGGCACCttgcctcctgcctgcctcccacacCCATTAGGAACTGGATCTTCCATTTTTAGTCCTGGCCTTGGTTGCCCACGCTAGAAATCTGAAACTCATCCaagcctcctcccttcctttcttctcccctcttaATGTGCAACCACTTTGTTAAACTCTTAGATTTGTCCCCCTCTCCATCCTCATTGCTAGTTTTGATTCAGGCCCTCATAACTTGTTACCTGGAATATGGCTTCCTAGCCAGGCTTTGTCCCTAAGTCTTGCCCCCATGGTGCTCACCATTTCTTGGCTTTCAGTCCTCCAGTGTTGCCCCCTCACTCAACCTCAGGGTGAAATATAGTCTTCTTAGTATGGTTTAAAGGTCTTTCATGAATAGTCCTTGTCTTGTCCCTTCCTCTTCACCACATGAACCCTGGATTCCATCTGGCTAATTACAGTACCACACAATTCCTCATCCCATCAGAGTTTTCTGTCCCCTGTGCCATTGTAACTGGTGATTCTTTTTCTTGGACCACTGTTTTGTAACTACCCTGTCAATCTCATACATATTCATCCTACAATGCCAAACTCCGAGGTCAGTCACTTCCAGGGAGCCTTGCAAAGTACCCTCTAACTGTCAAGGGTGAGCTGCTTCTAAGCTGCCATTAGCATTATTTCTCAAGCTTCATGTTGCTTGTCTATTTACCTATCTGTTCCCAGGAGACTGTAAGCcacttgaaaaagaaattgtttctttATCTCCAAATCTCTAGTGCCTGGTACAGAGTCTTGGACATAGGAAGTATCTGATAAGTAcatgttgaattaattaattaattaattaattaataagttaTTTAATTAATACAATAGATGAATGAGAGTGATCAACTGTGTCTCTTAACATTTGAGTCCTCCTTTCCTCTGTCTATACTGTCTGGTTTCTATCGCACAGCCTGCCATTGCTTTGTTCGTGCTCCTTCACATCAGGACTTCTGACCACCTGCCTTGTTGCTGACCCAGTGGCCTGAATGACGTCTTTGACTTTGCACATTTCTGGCTCTAACAATCTCAGCTTTTTGCCCCATTACCATGTTCCACCCCAACTTCCCACAACCCTGGCACTGATGAACTGTGGTTACAATATAAATTAGTGATTTGATTAAATGCAACAACAAGCAAGGATGTGAAAATCACAGATTTTCATCTGAAAAGCATAGTTTTAAGATCAGGTTTgagttttcaaagttttatatGTTGAGTTGTCAGATATTGGCAAATTTTATAATCTGTATCCCCCAGGACCCACCAACTCTGGATGGACTTGCCCTGTATAACAGCTGGCATGTTATTCTCTTAAGCCTACCATGGTCTCAGATTTATTGTTGGGTGGCCACTGAGAAATAATAGTCATAAGTAATAGACTCCTCTGAGGATGAACGAGGGATAAATACACATAGAAATAGAACTCTAAGTTCATTTAGCTCCTATAACACAAACCCCTGAGCCAGATAATCAAGGAGGTCCTGAACCTCAGCATGTTGAGAGGTCGggtagagggaaaggggaaatagTATAAATTAAACGTTGACAAAATTTTGTACTAGTTACCAAATATATCAAGCTTGAAATAGATTATTAAAGGTCttaattcaattcaattaatCATTAATAATTAAGGGTACAACATATGTGAAACACAAGGCTAGGCCTCTGGAGGTCACAGCCCTTAATCTTCAGCAAAACATTTCCACCAGAACATTTCTATGCCCCCCAGTGTAGAGGAAACATGGTGCTATAAAGTCATTCATACTTATGCACATCAAATTCCCTAACAAAGATGTTTAAAACTTGATAAAATTTTTACCAGCTTCTTGTCTTGCAAATGACAAGGAGAGTCCTGTGCTATGCTTTTGGAAAATTCTTGTACCTGTAGTGAAAAAATGCAATATTTCATTAATTGCATGATGTCTTATGTCTGAATTTGGTCACTTCTATTGgtcataatcttttaaaatattactttagtCTTCAGTTGATCAGTCTGTTCTTTTAACTTCTGGCACATCTGTTTCCCTTCAGTTATCTTTTGAAATATGTAAGAAGAACTTGGGCAAGGGTCTTTCTGAGAGGTTGATGACACCTTAAAGAGACTTGTCTCAGATTCTATTCCTGTATAAGAGAGAATAAGTTTTGGCTTCTGTTCATCTCAACTTCACTGCAGATTTATGAACAGAAGTCTGTGGCAACCATCAccatttgctattaaaaaaaagttttcagggcgcctggctcagtcagttaagcatccaacttcagctcaggtcatgatctcactgtctgtgagttcgagccctgcattgggctctgtgctgtcagttcagagcctggagtctgcttcagattctgtgtctccctctctctctctgcctctccccactcatgctctgtctctcaaaatatgaataaacgttaaaaaaaaaagtttaaaaaaagttttcaaaatgtacatctaaatcagaagtttaaaaatgctagtggggcacctgggtagctcagtcagttgagcatccaactttggcttaggtcatgatctcacagttcatgaatttgagccccacattgggtttgctGTTGTCAgcctgtccgcacagagcctgattctgattttctgttctcctctctctgcccacccccctgaaTTTGcgttctcccaaaaataaataaatagtaaaaataaaataaaataaaataaaataaaataaaataaaaatgctggtaCCTGTGAGATTGTCTCGGTGAATATGTATTGTGGGCTCCATCTGCACAATTAAAGGATAAGAAAACATTATTGTTGACACAGATTGGTGACGCCATTATTCAAAATGATCCAAAATGTTGTGGTCATCATGGAGGCAGCCCAGAGTTGTGTCAAGAGCTGGGCTCCCAAAGCCAAGGTTGAATTCCACTCTGACACTTACCTCCCAGGTGACCCAAGGCAATGACTCCATCGCTGTAAACCTCAAATTCCTCAGCAATAAAATAAGGGTAGAAATAGAACCTACCTTCTAGGGTTGTTACAAGGATTAAGTGTTAGATATTACCATATCTGTTACTACTACCATGTTTGATACTATTGTGGGGAACACTGAAACGTTTCTCCTAAAACTGGACCATGAggtccatgagggcaggggccatTGTTGGTCTTGTCGCCAGCTCTGTCACTGGTACTCTCACTAACACCATGCACACAGTAGCCACATtctggagaaaaatataaaacagtatgCATTAAGTTCCAAAATGTATGTCATGATAGTGATTGTTTACTTGCCATAAGCTAACAGGACAGGAGCTTAAATTCCAGAGTGACTCACCTTGAGAGTCTACACATAAAGTTCAGAAACATGCTAGTGTCAGAGAGCTAAATGGTGGTGGTCAAATTAGACTTTGGTTATTATGAATGTCTCAACTGTATGACAGATAGAGAACTGATAGAGTCTAGTTCTCCAACCTCAATTAGCAGgaatagagaaaataagacaCCTGATTTTAGACTTCCATTGCCAGAGAGAGGTGAGCCTAATATCCATTTCTGTTCCTGCTAACCTCAGGGCACTGAGGACTGTGCACCCCTGTGCACCCAGGGGTGGGTGCAAGCAGAATGAGGACCCCTGAGACTTGCCAATGTCAGACATAGAGAAGCATTCCAGTCAAGGCCCAGTGGAGCTGCTAGATTCAggtatgggggggagggggggaaggggtagggtgggggtgggggaggggttctGTTCAAGCTCCCCAGAGCATTCAGTTGCTAGAGAAGGGAGTTGAAGCATGAAGGAGTAGAAATGGAAACAGGCATAGAGTGTTCAGTCCAGAGTGCCCTTCATACAAAGCTTCAGGGAAAGATCATACTGTCCTGACAAAGTGCCAGAGAACTGAAATGTTTACTTTGATCATTAATGTGAATTTACCTCACCACCGAATCTTAAATAATCGAGGCCCTGAGCCTCAACGTGTTGGGAGATAGATGGGGAGACGGGGAGATGAGGAAAGGGGAAATagtataaattaaacattaacaaaatttggTCTTTGGGAGTTCCTGGCTGCCTCCATCAGtagagcctgcgactcttgatctcagggttgtgagttcgagcccatgttgggtgcggagattacttaaaaaaaaaaatcctaatataagcatttaaaaaatggtactaACTAGTTACCAATGTAGCAAGCTTGGATTATGTTATTAAAGATCTTAATTTGATCTGATTTAGCGTTAATAACTAAGGGTGTAATATATAGAAGACACAAGGCCAAGCCCCTAGGGGAATTAGGCAATGGAAAGATGAAGACAAGGTTACTGCCCTCCACAGTACTCAAATCTAGTGGAAGAAACAGATATTTCCAAATTATtatgatccaaagcaggctgagaTAAATGCTctgaaagaaaactaaacaaaagagGACGTGAAGGACTGAATGGGAGTGGGAGTGAGGGTCTGAAAAGTCCTGTGGCCAACAGGGAATTGAAAGAGGCCATGAAAATGACCAGATTTTGAATAGGCATAGGTGGGATGTTCCATGGAGGGCAGGAGCTCAGTGGGTGAGCGGCCAGAGAGCTTGGGGACCAGCCAGGTCACTGAAGATGACTCCTGAGGGATGGGAGCTAAGTTTATAAGGGTAGGATGAAGCAAAAAAAAGCAGGGCAGCGGGGGGACTCAAATTCCAGGTCAAAGAGTTTGGAATTTATACTATTGTGTGTTGTTTGCCCAGCCCCTGATTCTTCTCAGGAAGACACCCACTGAGCTTCTGAGGGGTCAAAGACTAGAAGTCAGTGCCATGCACCTTGCAAAGGCCCACTGATATGGACGGGAAGTTGCCCAGATTATGCATTTCCTGGAGACTACTTTTACTCACCTCTGTCTGTTGTGAAGAATCAgtagttttccttttctgcttttgtttttcaatacaATTTGACCTAGATATGCTTTCTAAAATATCTTGCATCATAACTGACTTATCTCTCAGTTTAGGAGAAAGGCTGGCTTCTGTATCTATTATAAGTGGCTtattaattatgttatttttaggGATTTTCACTTTGGGAGCAACCTTAAAGAAATCAGAGAACTGGTAATGAACCTGGTCATGGCCATATTTCAACCAATTGCCTGAAATTGCTTTTTCGGTCTGTTGTTTCTGGGGTGGCTGCCCTTGGAAACTTTTTGGTTTATCACATAGACTCTTGATCTTAGTTAGAAAATTTGAAGTTTCTTGATAGCTGCTCTCTCCAGCAACCACTGGCTCTTCTAAATTAGAGGTGTTTTCTTCTCTCATAGCTCGAGAACAATAGGGCTTATTGCTGCTTTCATCATCCCTTTTGGGGCTGAGAGGGCCTGTGAGTTCCGGGGTTTGTTCTTTTGGCCAAGAATTCTTAGCATAgtgcaaaataatatttttaataacggCTTCATCAGAACAGTCAGTATTAGAAATCTCAGGGAAAGTTTCACAATCAATGCCTTGACCTTTTAAGAATTCCTCTTTGGAAAGATGATGGAGTAAAATATCAGAAAGGTTTGACTTTGAAGGGTCTCTTTCATTAGCTGGAATATCAAGATTTATGGTGGATTGTTTCTCTTTATCATAGTTTTTGTTAACAACAGTTTCAGTCATTTTATCCCAAGTCTTGGTTATGTCTGCATTTCCACAAATCTCTTTGTATGTGGCCTCTTTTTGAGGATCATCTACTGTTGACATAATTTGATATGAGACATCAAGGATGTcattttttgaggtaaaattgtAATTGCTGTATATCTTAATTTGGGAGAAATCGCTACCAAAAAGCAAATGTTCCTGTGGCTTAGGAGTTGTGTCTTCTGAGAAACTGGCTTCCTCCATGTATGTGCAGCCTGACTTCCTTTGTCCTTTGCTGCCTCTTTTTGATGTTCTTAATTGTAACTGTAGATCTTTTGGTTTTCATTGGTTGTCTTCATCGTGTCTCCTAGTCTGTGCAAAACAAGAAGAACGTCATTGTTAATATATTGGAATAATGTATGACACTATGCTTATATTGCTGTCTATACCAGAACAAAATGGATGCTTTTCATTTAGGGAAATTCAGTTATAAATATGAAGGCAGAATGCTCAGCCAAGTGGTATATAagcaaggaattaaaaaaaaaaaaggttgggagGAGGTTTTACATGTTTCATTCATTAAATTTTGAGGGAGAATTTGATCTTCAGTTGATGAGCATGTATTTTTC
The window above is part of the Prionailurus bengalensis isolate Pbe53 chromosome C1, Fcat_Pben_1.1_paternal_pri, whole genome shotgun sequence genome. Proteins encoded here:
- the AKNAD1 gene encoding protein AKNAD1 isoform X2, with translation MEEASFSEDTTPKPQEHLLFGSDFSQIKIYSNYNFTSKNDILDVSYQIMSTVDDPQKEATYKEICGNADITKTWDKMTETVVNKNYDKEKQSTINLDIPANERDPSKSNLSDILLHHLSKEEFLKGQGIDCETFPEISNTDCSDEAVIKNIILHYAKNSWPKEQTPELTGPLSPKRDDESSNKPYCSRAMREENTSNLEEPVVAGESSYQETSNFLTKIKSLCDKPKSFQGQPPQKQQTEKAISGNWLKYGHDQVHYQFSDFFKVAPKVKIPKNNIINKPLIIDTEASLSPKLRDKSVMMQDILESISRSNCIEKQKQKRKTTDSSQQTEMEPTIHIHRDNLTGIESETSLFKVSSTSQKDPCPSSSYIFQKITEGKQMCQKLKEQTDQLKTKVQEFSKSIAQDSPCHLQDKKLVLEKLQGHLELLEQEFRDNKEKHLALKQIHRHESPAVGDFDPEREVEGEIFKLEMLLEDVKEKINKGKYTSAVCLPGSSPIIPDDLASTSSPPSNEENPNNTSGRPSRAETASPSCACSHLVFEWKENMEKKGHRRPSCGRCPTALQEKALHADSILGSDTGHSCYSAPGTGLLSDKCQNCGTKSHNSGRACGKKPPEEFHYRYNTPGENYLYHSERSNFVQLCFLNENKNSSSSCSKPEWICSQTSNPKSSQDEHEPIPEKISGSKSLSNLRSMETESEILNSSLDHALRTATILKETTDRMIRTIAEDLAKVQRWRNRLKY
- the AKNAD1 gene encoding protein AKNAD1 isoform X1, which gives rise to MEEASFSEDTTPKPQEHLLFGSDFSQIKIYSNYNFTSKNDILDVSYQIMSTVDDPQKEATYKEICGNADITKTWDKMTETVVNKNYDKEKQSTINLDIPANERDPSKSNLSDILLHHLSKEEFLKGQGIDCETFPEISNTDCSDEAVIKNIILHYAKNSWPKEQTPELTGPLSPKRDDESSNKPYCSRAMREENTSNLEEPVVAGESSYQETSNFLTKIKSLCDKPKSFQGQPPQKQQTEKAISGNWLKYGHDQVHYQFSDFFKVAPKVKIPKNNIINKPLIIDTEASLSPKLRDKSVMMQDILESISRSNCIEKQKQKRKTTDSSQQTEMEPTIHIHRDNLTGIESETSLFKVSSTSQKDPCPSSSYIFQKITEGKQMCQKLKEQTDQLKTKVQEFSKSIAQDSPCHLQDKKLVLEKLQGHLELLEQEFRDNKEKHLALKQIHRHESPAVGDFDPEREVEGEIFKLEMLLEDVKEKINKGKYTSAVCLPGSSPIIPDDLASTSSPPSNEENPNNTSGRPSRAETASPSCACSHLVFEWKENMEKKGHRRPSCGRCPTALQEKALHADSILGSDTGHSCYSAPGTGLLSDKCQNCGTKSHNSGRACGKKPPEEFHYRYNTPGENYLYHSERSNFVQLCFLNENKNSSSSCSKPEWICSQTSNPKSSQDEHEPIPEKKNKIFMTYSSDLATPTPHFHSRRISGSKSLSNLRSMETESEILNSSLDHALRTATILKETTDRMIRTIAEDLAKVQRWRNRLKY